In a single window of the Luteibacter rhizovicinus DSM 16549 genome:
- a CDS encoding extracellular solute-binding protein, giving the protein MRAGDVTVYSALESDEIAIYLAAAKKALPDIDVHVLRLSSGDLAARLLAESAEPRNDAIWGMAVTDMLDPRIAALLEPVHGSNIDRMPASFRGTDARWFAPTGYLAALCVNREALAEHGLPMPRTWRDLTSPMYRGQIAMPDPASSGTGYMVLSSLSDAGRSTEGMRLVTDIARNVGQETLSGSAPCKLARIGEFPIGISFAFSAMQSIRQGYPITMVIPGDGAGYELEGSALMKNSAHATDTQRFLDWTASADAAVLYRGFKEIVATPGSEPTDEQLRQGLPAHLVATLPARDFATAARERAALIARFKQLTR; this is encoded by the coding sequence GTGCGTGCCGGCGACGTCACCGTTTACTCGGCGCTGGAAAGCGACGAGATAGCGATCTATCTGGCGGCGGCGAAGAAGGCGTTACCGGATATCGACGTGCACGTGCTTCGCCTGTCCAGCGGCGATCTCGCAGCGCGGCTGCTGGCCGAATCGGCCGAGCCGCGCAACGACGCGATCTGGGGCATGGCCGTCACCGATATGCTCGACCCCCGCATCGCCGCCCTGCTCGAGCCCGTTCACGGTAGCAACATCGACCGGATGCCGGCGAGCTTTCGTGGCACCGACGCGAGGTGGTTCGCGCCCACCGGTTATCTGGCGGCGCTTTGCGTCAACCGCGAGGCACTCGCCGAGCACGGGCTGCCGATGCCGCGCACCTGGCGCGACCTGACCTCGCCGATGTACCGCGGGCAGATCGCGATGCCGGATCCCGCCTCATCCGGAACGGGATACATGGTGCTTTCGTCACTTTCCGACGCGGGACGCAGCACGGAAGGCATGCGCCTGGTGACCGACATCGCACGCAATGTGGGCCAGGAAACACTCTCCGGATCGGCGCCTTGCAAGCTGGCGCGCATCGGCGAGTTTCCCATCGGCATCTCGTTCGCGTTCTCGGCCATGCAATCGATCCGCCAGGGTTACCCGATCACCATGGTGATTCCGGGGGACGGCGCCGGCTACGAGCTCGAAGGCTCGGCGCTGATGAAAAACAGCGCCCACGCCACGGATACGCAACGCTTTCTCGACTGGACCGCGTCGGCCGACGCCGCCGTGTTGTATCGCGGCTTCAAGGAAATCGTCGCGACCCCGGGAAGCGAGCCCACGGACGAACAGCTTCGGCAGGGCTTGCCGGCTCATCTTGTCGCGACGCTGCCTGCGCGCGACTTCGCTACCGCGGCGCGCGAGCGCGCGGCACTTATTGCCAGGTTCAAGCAACTGACGCGCTGA
- the hisN gene encoding histidinol-phosphatase: protein MESLSAAERKEFEVFATGIADNARAFSLPRFRQPVDVTLKGDMSPVTAVDRGVESMLRERIGSAWPEHGLLGEEYGATRTDAEFVWSIDPIDGTRSFISGWPLWGTLLALLRNGTPMLGILDMPALDERWIGHVGVGTTMNGARCRTSGCTTLDAATLYTTTPDMFTADEWARFDRTSRAAYTRRFGGDCYGYGMLASGHIDAVIEANLMPYDYLAIAPVVQAAGGVITDWEGRALGLDSGGRVVAAATPALHAALIESLARD from the coding sequence ATGGAATCGTTGTCCGCCGCGGAGCGGAAGGAATTCGAGGTGTTTGCCACCGGCATCGCCGACAATGCACGCGCCTTCTCGTTGCCTCGCTTCCGCCAGCCGGTCGACGTCACCCTGAAGGGTGACATGAGTCCCGTGACAGCCGTGGACCGGGGCGTGGAGTCCATGCTTCGCGAACGGATCGGCAGTGCCTGGCCGGAGCACGGCCTGCTGGGTGAGGAATATGGGGCGACCCGCACCGATGCCGAGTTCGTCTGGTCGATCGACCCGATCGACGGCACGCGCAGCTTCATCTCGGGCTGGCCGCTGTGGGGTACGCTGCTGGCCTTGCTTCGTAACGGCACCCCCATGCTCGGCATCCTCGATATGCCGGCGCTCGATGAGCGCTGGATTGGCCACGTCGGCGTCGGTACGACGATGAACGGCGCACGCTGCCGGACGAGCGGATGCACGACCCTGGACGCCGCCACGCTGTACACCACCACGCCGGACATGTTCACCGCCGACGAATGGGCGCGTTTCGACCGCACCAGCCGTGCGGCTTATACCCGACGCTTCGGTGGCGACTGCTACGGCTACGGCATGCTGGCTTCCGGCCACATCGACGCCGTGATCGAGGCGAATCTCATGCCCTACGACTATCTGGCCATCGCACCGGTGGTCCAGGCGGCGGGTGGCGTCATCACCGACTGGGAAGGCCGCGCGCTGGGCCTCGACAGCGGCGGTCGCGTGGTCGCCGCGGCGACGCCGGCCCTGCATGCCGCCCTGATCGAATCGCTGGCCAGGGACTGA
- a CDS encoding phosphocholine-specific phospholipase C yields the protein MVSRDRRRFLHAAGAAVAASLIAQGVPASIARALATPADRRTGTIADVAHVVILMQENRSFDHYFGSLRGVRGFADPRVVELANGDPIWRQPVATTHTKYWKSRGVADDVAWVYPFHLDTRASGDHHEGTDHGWSTGHGAWNLARSDRWIEQKQDVLTMAYLRREDAAFHYALADAFTVCDAYHASALADTAINRIYLWSGTSDPSGRLGSKDNGPGSEERPGSNGYTWTTYPERLEKAGVSWRVYQGGTGEPGSPTDNYTDNSLEFFARYQVKEGADPTGPLVRNGVSTHTLRELRDDVRLDRLPQVSWIVAPYKYSEHPTSSPADGAFYIRSVLDALTANPTVWGRTVLFLNYDENDGFFDHVVPPAPPLESGQGGDGVVSDDLIAGLAEEIVDLDAHPRIVAPLVPGSDPGGEQPVGLGNRVPMIVVSPWTRGGWVCSETFDHTSVLRFLEKRFGVEEPNISSWRRSICGDLTSAFDFAGTTDRHVPKIALPAGSAGKAPIQVPSAQSMPTQEAGVRPARALGYAWTVEHRLEAGFSRIAITNTGASGAAFLVYDGLDREAAPRRYAVSAGQGIVDEWTLARAGDAYNRRIHGPNGYLAAMRGFADDALEASIHGLPGVRAVEVVLTNTGSKPLDCRVTNAYSGDQGQALTLAPGARGTLTLELSASAGWYDVAIAMPDAPRYLRRFAGHHEDGRPSTSDPGPRVV from the coding sequence ATGGTTTCCCGCGATCGCCGCCGTTTCCTTCATGCCGCCGGCGCCGCGGTAGCCGCCTCCCTGATCGCGCAAGGCGTACCTGCGTCCATTGCGCGTGCGCTGGCGACGCCGGCAGACCGGCGGACCGGCACCATCGCGGACGTGGCCCATGTGGTCATCCTCATGCAGGAGAACCGTTCGTTCGACCATTACTTCGGCAGCCTTCGGGGTGTGCGGGGCTTCGCCGATCCCCGCGTGGTGGAGTTGGCCAATGGCGATCCGATCTGGCGCCAGCCCGTTGCGACCACGCATACGAAGTACTGGAAATCGCGTGGTGTGGCCGACGACGTGGCCTGGGTCTATCCCTTCCACCTGGATACGCGCGCCAGCGGTGACCATCACGAAGGCACCGATCACGGCTGGAGCACCGGTCACGGGGCATGGAATCTTGCTCGCAGCGATCGCTGGATCGAGCAGAAGCAGGATGTACTGACGATGGCGTACCTGCGCCGCGAGGATGCTGCGTTTCACTACGCCCTCGCCGACGCATTCACCGTCTGTGACGCGTACCACGCCTCCGCGCTCGCCGACACGGCGATCAATCGCATTTACCTGTGGAGCGGCACCTCCGATCCGTCCGGCCGCCTGGGCAGCAAGGACAATGGTCCAGGTAGCGAGGAGCGTCCCGGCAGCAACGGCTATACGTGGACGACGTATCCGGAACGGCTGGAAAAAGCGGGCGTGAGCTGGCGTGTCTACCAGGGCGGCACCGGCGAGCCGGGTTCGCCGACGGACAATTACACGGATAACTCGCTCGAATTCTTCGCCAGGTACCAGGTCAAGGAGGGCGCCGATCCCACGGGGCCGCTGGTGCGCAACGGCGTCTCGACACATACGCTGCGCGAGCTTCGCGACGATGTGCGGCTGGACCGGTTGCCGCAGGTGAGCTGGATCGTCGCGCCGTACAAGTACAGCGAGCATCCGACCTCATCGCCCGCGGACGGCGCGTTCTACATCCGCAGCGTGCTCGATGCCCTCACGGCGAATCCGACGGTGTGGGGCCGTACCGTGCTGTTCCTCAACTACGACGAGAACGACGGCTTTTTCGACCATGTGGTGCCGCCGGCGCCGCCCTTGGAAAGCGGGCAGGGTGGCGACGGCGTGGTCTCGGACGACCTGATTGCGGGCCTTGCCGAGGAAATCGTGGATCTCGATGCCCACCCGCGCATCGTCGCGCCCCTGGTTCCGGGTAGCGACCCGGGCGGTGAGCAACCGGTTGGCCTGGGCAATCGCGTACCGATGATCGTCGTGTCCCCATGGACGCGTGGCGGCTGGGTGTGCTCGGAAACCTTCGATCACACCTCGGTGCTTCGGTTCCTGGAAAAACGCTTTGGTGTCGAAGAGCCGAATATCAGCAGCTGGCGTCGCTCGATCTGCGGCGATCTGACCAGCGCGTTCGATTTTGCCGGGACGACGGATCGCCACGTGCCGAAGATCGCCCTGCCGGCAGGCTCCGCAGGGAAGGCGCCGATCCAGGTGCCCTCCGCACAGTCGATGCCGACGCAGGAGGCCGGCGTGCGCCCGGCGCGAGCGCTCGGCTACGCGTGGACCGTCGAGCATCGCCTCGAGGCGGGCTTCAGTCGCATCGCCATCACCAACACCGGTGCCAGTGGCGCTGCGTTTCTCGTCTACGACGGTCTGGATCGTGAGGCCGCTCCTCGCCGTTACGCGGTGAGTGCCGGTCAGGGCATCGTCGACGAATGGACGCTGGCACGCGCGGGCGATGCGTATAACCGCCGTATCCATGGGCCCAATGGATACCTCGCGGCCATGCGTGGCTTTGCCGATGACGCGCTCGAGGCCAGTATTCATGGCCTGCCCGGTGTGCGTGCCGTCGAGGTGGTCCTGACCAACACAGGCTCAAAGCCGCTGGACTGCCGGGTGACTAACGCCTATTCCGGCGACCAAGGCCAAGCGCTCACCCTTGCGCCCGGGGCCCGCGGGACGCTCACTCTCGAGCTTTCCGCCAGTGCGGGCTGGTACGACGTTGCGATTGCGATGCCGGACGCCCCTCGCTACCTGCGACGCTTCGCCGGGCATCACGAGGACGGCCGGCCATCCACGAGCGATCCCGGTCCCAGAGTGGTCTGA
- the prmB gene encoding 50S ribosomal protein L3 N(5)-glutamine methyltransferase produces MTSELSSIIDFIRYGASRFSAAGLTFGHSHDNPIDEATHLVLAALHLPPDLPPAYGTGTLVSDEREKVLALIERRIAERVPVAYLVGETWFAGLKFKSDRRALVPRSPIAELIESRFTPWLDDRHVERALDLCTGSGCIGIAMAEYNTDWQVDLVDVSDDALSLANENIAYQHAEDRVRAIKSDLFDGVKGEVYDLIVSNPPYVTNDEYAAMPAEYSHEPVLGLTSGDDGLDITLRILDEAADHLSEDGLLIVEVGDSEHALVALLPRLPFVWLEFKVGQMGIFALERRDLLEHAADIAAARAARN; encoded by the coding sequence GTGACCAGCGAACTGTCCTCCATCATCGATTTCATCCGCTACGGCGCCAGCCGTTTCTCGGCCGCCGGCCTGACCTTCGGGCATAGCCACGACAATCCGATCGACGAGGCGACGCATCTGGTCCTGGCCGCACTGCACCTGCCGCCGGACCTGCCGCCGGCCTATGGCACAGGCACGCTGGTGTCCGATGAGCGTGAGAAAGTCCTGGCGCTGATCGAGCGCCGGATCGCCGAACGCGTGCCGGTGGCCTACCTGGTGGGCGAGACCTGGTTCGCCGGCCTCAAGTTCAAGAGCGACCGCCGCGCCCTCGTGCCGCGCTCGCCCATCGCCGAACTGATCGAAAGCCGCTTCACCCCGTGGCTGGACGACCGCCACGTGGAACGTGCGCTCGATCTGTGCACCGGCTCGGGCTGCATCGGCATCGCCATGGCCGAATACAACACCGACTGGCAGGTCGACCTGGTCGACGTGAGCGACGATGCCTTGTCGCTGGCCAACGAGAACATCGCCTACCAGCACGCCGAAGACCGCGTGCGGGCGATCAAGTCGGACCTCTTCGACGGCGTGAAGGGCGAGGTCTACGACCTCATCGTGTCCAACCCGCCGTATGTCACGAATGACGAATACGCCGCCATGCCGGCCGAATACAGCCATGAACCGGTCCTCGGCCTGACATCGGGCGATGATGGACTGGACATCACGCTGCGCATCCTCGACGAAGCCGCCGACCATCTCAGCGAAGATGGCCTGTTGATCGTCGAAGTGGGCGACAGCGAGCACGCCCTGGTCGCGCTGCTGCCGCGCCTGCCTTTCGTCTGGCTGGAGTTCAAGGTCGGCCAGATGGGCATCTTCGCGCTGGAGCGCCGTGACCTGCTCGAGCATGCCGCTGACATCGCCGCTGCGCGCGCCGCGAGAAACTAA
- the aroC gene encoding chorismate synthase — protein sequence MSSNTFGKLLSVTTFGESHGPAIGCVIDGCPPGLALDAGEFRADLERRATGRSRHTSQRREADDIEILSGVYEGVTTGTPIALLIRNTDARSKDYGNILETFRPGHADYTYWQKYGVRDPRGGGRSSARETTMRVAAGVVAKKWLAERHGVTVQGHVSQIGEVVPRGFDASAIESSPFFWPDAGQVPELETYMDALRKSGDSVGARVTVIADNVPAGWGEPIYGKLDGELAAAMMSINAVKGVEIGDGFAAVAQRGSQHRDEMTADGFLSNHAGGILGGIASGQPVVVSVAFKPTSSILIPGRSVDRAGEATEVVTKGRHDPCVGIRAVPIVEAMLALVLMDQALRHRAQCGDVGAVPPRIPGTLQGASHD from the coding sequence GTGTCCTCCAATACGTTCGGCAAGCTCCTCTCCGTCACCACGTTCGGCGAAAGCCACGGCCCGGCGATCGGGTGTGTGATCGACGGCTGTCCTCCCGGCCTCGCGCTCGACGCCGGCGAGTTCCGTGCCGATCTCGAACGGCGTGCCACCGGACGCTCGCGACACACGTCGCAGCGCCGGGAGGCGGACGATATCGAGATCCTCTCGGGGGTCTACGAAGGCGTTACCACGGGCACGCCGATCGCCTTGCTGATCCGCAATACGGATGCCCGCAGCAAGGATTACGGCAACATCCTCGAGACGTTCCGCCCGGGCCACGCCGACTACACCTATTGGCAGAAGTACGGTGTGCGCGATCCGCGGGGCGGTGGCCGTTCGTCGGCACGCGAGACCACCATGCGCGTCGCTGCCGGCGTCGTGGCCAAGAAATGGCTGGCGGAGCGCCATGGCGTCACCGTCCAGGGTCACGTCTCCCAGATCGGCGAGGTCGTGCCGCGCGGTTTCGATGCCAGCGCTATCGAAAGCAGTCCGTTCTTCTGGCCCGACGCCGGGCAGGTTCCCGAGTTGGAGACCTATATGGATGCCCTGCGCAAGTCGGGCGACTCCGTGGGCGCCCGGGTCACCGTCATCGCCGACAACGTGCCGGCGGGCTGGGGCGAGCCCATCTACGGCAAGCTCGACGGCGAACTGGCGGCGGCCATGATGTCGATCAATGCGGTGAAGGGCGTGGAGATCGGCGACGGTTTCGCTGCCGTGGCCCAGCGGGGCAGCCAGCACCGCGATGAAATGACCGCCGACGGCTTCCTGTCCAATCATGCAGGCGGCATCCTGGGTGGCATCGCTTCGGGTCAGCCCGTGGTGGTCTCCGTGGCCTTCAAGCCTACGTCGAGCATCCTGATTCCCGGCCGCAGCGTGGACCGGGCAGGGGAGGCGACCGAAGTCGTCACCAAGGGCCGCCACGATCCCTGTGTGGGGATTCGCGCCGTACCCATCGTCGAAGCCATGCTGGCCCTCGTCCTGATGGACCAGGCCCTGCGCCATCGCGCCCAGTGCGGCGATGTAGGCGCGGTGCCGCCGCGGATCCCGGGCACGTTGCAGGGCGCATCGCATGACTAA
- a CDS encoding 2-hydroxyacid dehydrogenase, translating to MTKPKVWISRPFFPDIVDRLREHFDVSAEPEERAFSAAELAERLADSDAAIVGLADKIDGKVLEAAPKLRFVANLGVGYNNLDIDALTQAGVGASNTPDVLNETVADYAWALMLAAARRVGEAERWLRDGQWHGSRFEGWLGADVHGKTIGILGMGRIGQAIARRAAGFRARVIYHNRSRLDAALERECAATYVDKASLLAQSDHLILVLPYTPANHHAIGEAELKAMKPTAVLVNIARGGIVDDAALARALATGTIASAGVDVFEGEPSVHPDLLKIENIVLSPHIASASRDTRRDMAALAVDNVLAAFGHGPHAGRPPTIINPGVLADAS from the coding sequence ATGACTAAGCCGAAGGTCTGGATATCCCGGCCGTTCTTCCCCGACATCGTCGATCGCCTGCGCGAGCATTTCGATGTGAGCGCCGAGCCCGAAGAACGAGCTTTCTCCGCTGCCGAACTCGCCGAGCGTCTCGCCGACAGCGACGCGGCCATCGTCGGTCTGGCCGACAAGATCGATGGCAAGGTCCTCGAGGCTGCCCCGAAGCTTCGCTTCGTGGCCAACCTGGGCGTGGGCTACAACAATCTCGACATCGATGCCCTGACCCAGGCTGGCGTCGGTGCCTCGAACACGCCCGACGTCCTCAACGAGACAGTCGCCGACTACGCCTGGGCGCTGATGCTTGCCGCGGCCCGCCGCGTCGGCGAGGCCGAGCGCTGGCTGCGTGATGGCCAGTGGCATGGATCGCGGTTCGAGGGCTGGCTCGGCGCGGATGTCCATGGCAAGACGATCGGCATCCTCGGCATGGGCCGCATTGGCCAGGCCATCGCCCGTCGCGCCGCGGGTTTTCGGGCGCGGGTGATCTATCACAACCGCTCGCGGCTCGATGCCGCACTCGAGCGCGAATGCGCGGCGACCTATGTCGACAAGGCCAGCCTGCTGGCCCAGTCCGATCATTTGATCCTCGTGCTGCCCTACACGCCGGCCAACCACCACGCGATCGGCGAGGCCGAGCTGAAGGCCATGAAGCCGACGGCAGTGCTGGTGAATATCGCCCGTGGCGGCATCGTCGACGATGCCGCGCTCGCTCGCGCCCTGGCCACCGGCACCATCGCCTCGGCGGGGGTGGATGTGTTCGAAGGGGAGCCTTCGGTGCACCCCGATCTGCTGAAAATCGAAAATATCGTGCTCAGTCCGCACATCGCCAGCGCAAGTCGCGACACACGTCGCGATATGGCGGCTCTGGCTGTGGACAATGTGCTGGCGGCGTTCGGACATGGTCCTCACGCCGGCCGGCCACCCACGATCATCAATCCGGGTGTGCTGGCCGACGCCAGCTGA